In one window of Macadamia integrifolia cultivar HAES 741 chromosome 2, SCU_Mint_v3, whole genome shotgun sequence DNA:
- the LOC122064124 gene encoding uncharacterized protein LOC122064124, translating to TIHQSRLRHRHRRNTYLRHRPSPLRCHPRPRHRLSQPPSPCRYPRHGPSSHLQRPWFLRPPHAPTSLPRTPHRPHHLHPNDVTIDHAGNAYVTNSIGNFIWKVNVAGEPSILSRDKVLTSQYIYPDTPYAAFGLNGIAYVSEGYLLVGQCNTGKLFKVDAVNGTASVVKIEKDLMGGNDGIAVRSDGAVVVVSQKTAWLLKSKDGWGEAEVYDEIGLDEERYPTTVTVREDDRAYVVYGRLDKGIAGNMDVEEFSIEEIEWPSVNNEGTVWVYVLVGFALAYFLFWRFHMKNMNKKTT from the coding sequence ACGATCCATCAAAGCCGTCTCCGGCACCGGCACCGTCGAAACACTTATCTTCGACACAGACCTTCCCCCTTACGTTGCCATCCTCGGCCTCGCCATCGACTCAGTCAACCACCGTCTCCTTGCCGTTATCCACGCCATGGACCCTCTTCCCATCTTCAACGCCCTTGGTTCCTACGACCTCCGCACGCGCCAACGTCTCTTCCTCGCACACCTCACCGACCCCACCACCTCCACCCTAACGACGTCACTATCGATCACGCCGGCAACGCTTACGTCACCAACTCCATCGGCAACTTCATCTGGAAAGTCAACGTCGCCGGAGAACCATCCATCTTATCAAGAGATAAGGTCCTCACATCCCAATACATATACCCCGACACACCCTACGCGGCCTTTGGCCTGAACGGCATTGCTTACGTCAGCGAAGGGTATCTACTGGTGGGCCAATGTAACACCGGAAAACTGTTCAAAGTTGACGCCGTTAACGGGACGGCGTCGGTGGTGAAGATAGAGAAGGACTTAATGGGTGGGAATGACGGGATCGCGGTTAGAAGTGACGGCGCTGTGGTGGTTGTGTCGCAGAAGACGGCGTGGTTGCTCAAAAGTAAGGATGGTTGGGGTGAGGCTGAGGTTTATGACGAAATTGGCCTTGATGAGGAAAGGTACCCAACTACGGTTACTGTGAGAGAGGACGATAGGGCTTATGTGGTATATGGGAGGCTGGATAAGGGTATAGCTGGGAACATGGATGTGGAGGAGTTTAGCATAGAAGAGATAGAATGGCCTAGTGTGAATAATGAAGGGACTGTTTGGGTGTATGTTTTGGTTGGGTTTGCCTTGGCTTATTTCTTGTTTTGGAGGTTTCATATGAAAAACATGAACAAGAAAACTACCTGA
- the LOC122072312 gene encoding uncharacterized protein LOC122072312, with translation MATDESFKRSGSVPFTWEIQPGVPKPHHNQPSIEPSPTLRPPPAGAGNYFTGQVKSKIRSKSVRTRSDRNRFDWSSSEVVSTGSPRCFPPFPTLKVEKKRNGETEPEVDYTSDPETLDRWSTSTGKTLSSFGDSVSSSSSSSSSSCFGSPSPFSSVQSSPQAAGDAVRGLRPFLERWRI, from the coding sequence ATGGCTACCGATGAATCGTTCAAGCGATCAGGTTCTGTGCCGTTCACGTGGGAGATCCAACCAGGTGTTCCGAAGCCACACCATAACCAACCCTCCATTGAACCATCGCCGACGCTTAGGCCTCCACCTGCCGGTGCCGGAAACTACTTTACCGGTCAGGTGAAGTCAAAAATACGGTCCAAATCAGTGCGGACTCGATCCGATCGGAATCGATTTGACTGGTCCAGTTCCGAGGTAGTAAGCACCGGTTCACCTCGTTGTTTCCCGCCATTTCCAACGCTAAAggttgagaagaagagaaacggCGAAACAGAGCCGGAAGTGGATTACACCTCCGATCCTGAAACTCTGGATAGGTGGTCGACATCTACAGGGAAGACGCTCTCTTCGTTCGGTGAttcggtttcttcttcttcttcttcttcatcttcttcgtgCTTCGGCTCACCATCTCCGTTCTCATCGGTTCAGTCGTCGCCGCAGGCGGCGGGCGATGCGGTACGCGGCTTAAGGCCTTTTCTAGAGAGATGGAGAATTTGA